A window of Hevea brasiliensis isolate MT/VB/25A 57/8 chromosome 14, ASM3005281v1, whole genome shotgun sequence contains these coding sequences:
- the LOC110650735 gene encoding probable zinc metallopeptidase EGY3, chloroplastic, producing the protein MHSPTSPMAATVFNVSHSSLSPCCHKNSKHQNNPFSSFSFSICSRSKSRKSLKFTIRNEQESEARKKLSVSSSARHSFGQKAQLSFSIVTKENLSQPIKFSVKDEQESEQGSSSVAMVTEETENEKKESEASGQEVGMSNETHSEKEKGKQQEMDWKTDEEFKKFMGNPSIEAAIKLEKKRADRKLKELDRESSDNPLVGFFNSLVRDSLAREKERLEMAEKTFKALDLNKLKSCFGFDTFFATDVRRFGDGGIFIGNLRRPIDEVIPVLEKKLSEAAGREVVVWFMEEKNDEITKQACVVQPRSEMDLQFESTKLSTPWGYLSAVVLCVATFGTIALMSGFFLKPDATIDDYISDVIPLFGGFLSILGVSEIATRVTAARNGVKLSPSFLVPSNWTGCLGVMNNYESLLPNKNALFDIPVARTASAYLTSLVLAIAAFVADGSFNGGDNALYIRPQFFYNNPLLSFIQYVIGPYTDDLGNVLPYAVEGVGVPVDPLAFAGLLGMVVTSLNLLPCGRLEGGRIAQAMFGRSKATLLSFATSLLLGIGGLSGSVLCLAWGLFATFFRGGEELPAKDEITPLGNDRYAWGFVLGLVCLLTLFPNGGGTFSNPFLSDPFFRG; encoded by the exons ATGCATTCTCCAACGTCTCCAATGGCTGCTACTGTCTTCAATGTTTCACATTCTTCTTTATCTCCATGTTGTCACAAAAACAGCAAGCACCAGAACAACCCATTTAGCAGTTTTTCTTTTTCAATATGTTCCCGAAGCAAATCAAGAAAATCCCTCAAATTCACCATCAGAAATGAGCAAGAAAGTGAAGCTAGAAAGAAGCTATCTGTATCATCTTCTGCAAGACACTCATTTGGGCAAAAAGCCCAACTTTCATTTTCAATTGTGACAAAAGAAAATTTGTCACAGCCTATTAAATTCTCTGTTAAAGATGAGCAAGAAAGTGAGCAGGGTTCATCTTCTGTGGCTATGGTTACTGAAGAGACTGAGAATGAAAAAAAAGAGAGTGAAGCCTCTGGGCAAGAAGTGGGAATGAGCAACGAAACTCACTCAGAGAAGGAAAAAGGGAAACAGCAAGAAATGGATTGGAAGACAGATGAGGAATTCAAGAAGTTTATGGGAAATCCCTCGATTGAGGCAGCGATAAAGCTGGAGAAGAAGAGGGCGGATAGGAAGCTCAAGGAACTTGATAGGGAAAGCAGTGATAATCCACTTGTGGGGTTTTTTAATAGCTTGGTTCGTGATAGTTTGGCTAGAGAGAAAGAGAGGTTAGAGATGGCTGAGAAGACTTTCAAGGCCCTTGATCTCAATAAG TTAAAGAGCTGTTTTGGATTTGATACATTCTTTGCAACTGATGTTCGAAGATTTGGTGATGGGGGAATTTTTATTGGGAATTTAAGAAGACCCATTGACGAGGTCATTCCCGTGCTGGAGAAAAAACTATCTGAAGCGGCAGGGAGGGAGGTCGTTGTATGGTTCATGGAGGAAAAGAATGATGAAATTACAAAACAG GCTTGTGTAGTGCAACCCAGGTCAGAGATGGATCTCCAATTTGAGTCAACCAAGCTGAGTACACCCTGGGGTTATTTGAGTGCTGTAGTTTTATGTGTTGCAACTTTTGGGACCATAGCTCTGATGAGTGGCTTCTTCCTTAAACCAGATGCAACTATTGATGACTATATATCTGATGTTATTCCTCTTTTTGGTGGTTTTCTCTCCATTTTGGGAGTTTCTGAG ATAGCAACGAGGGTTACAGCAGCTCGTAATGGTGTTAAACTCAGCCCTTCTTTCCTTGTTCCATCCAATTGGACAGGATGCTTGGGAGTCATGAATAACTATGAGTCCTTGCTTCCAAACAAAAATGCTCTTTTTGATATTCCAGTGGCACGCACAGCTAGTGCATACTTGACATCGCTAGTGCTGGCAATTGCTGCTTTTGTAGCTGATGGTAGCTTTAATGGTGGTGACAATGCTTT GTATATAAGGCCACAATTCTTCTACAACAATCCCTTACTTTCTTTCATCCAATATGTTATTGGACCTTATACAGATGACCTTGGAAATGTATTGCCTTACGCAGTGGAGGGTGTGGGGGTTCCCGTTGATCCACTTGCTTTTGCTGGACTTTTAG GAATGGTGGTGACTTCATTGAATTTGTTACCCTGTGGAAGACTTGAAGGAGGTCGCATAGCACAAGCTATGTTTGGAAGAAGCAAAGCCACATTGCTTTCTTTTGCAACATCCCTCTTGCTGGGCATTGGTGGTCTTAGTGGAAGTGTGCTGTGTCTGGCGTGGGGATTATTCGCAACTTTCTTTCGAGGTGGGGAGGAACTACCTGCTAAAGATGAGATAACTCCTTTGGGAAATGACAGATATGCTTGGGGCTTTGTTCTTGGCCTTGTCTGTCTCCTCACTCTTTTCCCCAATGGAGGAGGAACTTTCTCCAACCCATTCTTAAGTGATCCATTTTTCAGGGGATGA